The genomic interval AAAAAAACTTGACGAAAAATTGATGTCTCAAAACCTTCATGGTTCCCGAGAAGATCGTAGTGTACTTTATCGATTAATTGAGGACTTTGGAATTGACCTACGGCGTGATCTAAAAGATTACATTGACATATCCTATAACAAGAAACTTGGAGCATCCGTAAGCCCGAGAGGGCGCGGTGTTTATTCGGTTACAGACCATGATCCTAATACCCCATCATCTCATGGGGAACAAATACTGGAAAATGCAGAGACATTAAACACAGAATATGGAATTGTTGCAGAGGAAGCCTTAGAAATCTTTCTGCCTAAAAAGACTGAAGATGGTTCAGTGTTAAACGTTTTAACTTGGGATGATGTTGTTGATGTGATGAATGAAGACAAAGCAGTTCGTGAGAGTGCCTATAATTTACAAGATAATCTTGCATTATATAATAAACTTGACTCCAAAGACCCTGATTTCAGTAAAAAGTTGGAGGAGTGGAAGAAAATAACAAGCGAATCCTTTGAGAGCCATCAAACCCTTTTAGCTTCGTCGTTGGGAAAAAAAATACAATATGATTCGAAGACCAAAAGCCTAACTTCGTTTATAGTACCAGGCGTAACCGCCTTAGGAGCCGTTGTTGGTAGTGCGGTTGGTTTTTATGCTCAAAACTCATTGTTTTGGACTGCCGCTGGCGCTGCTACAGCCAGTATTCTGTCATTGAAGCTAGAGAAAATGGCTGAGAAATCTGAGAAAGATAAATTAGAGTCAACAGCCATTGCGCGTGTTCGCGAGGACCTAAAGAGGTCAGTAAAATTGCCTGATAGCCACGAATAAGAATTCTCTAACAAGACTTATGAATTTGCACATCAACTTGCACTACTAGAAGTTTTCGCTCTAACAAATTAGAAATAATAAGCACACAAAATTGAATTAAAGGAAAAACAAAGTGGAAAATAATGTACCGTTGAGAAAAAAAGAAATTGCAAATAGCCAAAAAAACCTTGATTGGCAGTCTGGAGAAGTTAACACGAGCGTTATTTTGGAGAACTCCAAACTAAATGTAAAATTGTTGCGCTATATGATTACATCATCGAACGGCGAATTCTTGTATGACACCTATTCAATTAAAGAGTCGAAAAACAATACGGTGGTTTTGGTTCGGAATCAGAAAAACGAAATTGGGCTTGTATGGGAGTGGCGTCCTATTCCAGAAAAATGGTTTTGGGCTTGTCCAAGAGGCTTCGCTGACTCTAATGATGACGACAATCTTGCGACTGCAAAGAGAGAAATGATTGAAGAGATCGGCAATTGCGAAGTTGTCGATAGCAAAAAAATAGGAAATTTATATTCAAACACAGCTTTCTTTGAAAATCCTATTGGTTTGGTTCTTCTTGATGTGGAAGAAGTCGAGACGCAAACAAATCAAGAAGAGGGCATAGCGGATTTCAAGTTTTATTCCAAAAAAGAACTGCTCAAGATGATACGGGAAGACAAGGTTGAAGATACCTTTACGCTTAGCGCGATCATGAGGTATTTTGCGCTTGAAGGGCTCTAGCATACAAAGATTCGCTGATAAGTAATTAACGAGAGAAATCGCAAATGAATATTCAAGCCCCGCCCAGCGCATCCGCGTGATGATGGAGGAATGGGTCAGCCGTGCGGGGTTCCGTCCCAATTGCGGGAGGGCGCTGAGTCAATTTGAGAACAACAAACCCGTCGCTGATTTTTGTTGCGGGAATTGTTCGGAAGAATACGAGAAGGGACCTCACCCAGATCAAGGTGATTGATCGGCGTGTTGATTTGTCCCTTCGCGAAGCACCCTGTGGGCTCCCAAGGGAGAAGGCATGGAGTTGACTTCTTTTCTGTGAGGCGGAGCGGTTGAGTTTCCAAGAAAAAGTTTTGTTTGAGGAGCAAAATGCTTCTCACCCTTGGGGGACGCGTACCCGAGTGTAGCGAGTGGTAGACGGGAGAGGGGTTTACAGGGTTGAAACGAGGGATGCAAGCCAGATTTTGGATGGTGGGGTAAAATCATTGTATGAAGTCGAAAGTCCCAGCACACATCAGGAAACTGATGAGCGAACTGAAAGAAGGTCTCACCCGCATATACGGGGATACGTTGAAAGCCGTCTATTTGTACGGATCATACGCGCGCGGAGATTACCGCGATGGCTCAGATGTGGATGTGATGATTTTGTTGTCCGATTATCAGGATTATTGGAAAGAATGGGGACGTTCCAGTGATTACGTCAGTGATGTGTCGCTTGAATATGACGTTACGATAAGTTGCATCCTCATCAAAGAAATACAATGGAAACAGTCTGAGAAGCCAGTGTTATACAACATTCGCAGAGAAGGATTGCCTGCATGAAGGAACATTCCAGCAAACTGCTTGCCAAAGCATTGGATACGATTGAGGGCGCGGAGGGTTTGCTGAATATGGGGAAGGAAGAGATAGCCGCGGGACGCGCATATTACGCAATGTTCTATGTCGCCGAAGCATTGTTGTTTGAAATCGGCTTGCAATTCAGCCAACACGGTCAGGTCATTGCGGCATATGGAAAACACTTTGCGAAAACCAAAGAACTCGACCCAAAATTTCATCGCTGGCTCAGAGGTGGATTCGACACCCGCATTTCTGGCGATTATGATGTTGATGCTGAAATCAGCAGGGAACTTGCGGCAGAGTTGATCAATCAGGCGCGCGAATTCCTTGAAGCCGCGCAACAATATCTGAAATAACGAGAACGATTCGCCAACCACTGGGCTGAACTAGTCCAGTGTTTTTTGTTCACAACGAAAACGTCGCCTGCAATTATTTCCGCTTCTTCTTCTTCCCCATCCGATACCCCAGCCTCTGCAACGCGTTCTCATCGTCGCGCCAATCTTTCAGCACCTTCACGCGCAATTCCAAAAACACGGGTCGTCCGCCCATCGTCTCGATCTCTTTGCGCGCCGCGCTCCCGATAGATTTCAACATCTTGCCGCCTTCGCCGATCACGATCCCCTTTTGCGAATCGCGCTCCACAAAGATCGTCGCGCCGATATACAGCATCCCATTCTCACGCTCTTTGAACTCGTCAATGCGCACGCCCACGCCATGTGGCACTTCCTCGCGCAGTTTATGCAAACACGCCTCGCGGATCAAGTCCGCCGCAATATCGCGCTCATACGAATCGGTGACTTGATCCTCCTCGAACTCAGGCGCGCGAAACGGACTCAACGAAACGAGCAGTTCGATCAACTCATTCAGATTCTGATTCTGCGTGGCGGAAATGGAAACGACCTTCGCGTCTCTCCGCGCCAACGCTTGGTACGCTTCGAGAGTCCGACTCAACGCCTCAGCGGAGACCGAGTCCATTTTGTTCGCGGCAAGCACAAGCGACGTCCGACGCGGGAGTTTGTTGAGGACGAGTCCGATCTGGGCGTCCTCTTCGTTGGGTCTGGCAGAGCCGTCCACCAGCCAGAGGATCACATCCATGCCTTCGAACGCATCTTCGGCTTCGCGGTTCAAAAACTCGCCGAGTTTGTGCCGCGCTTTGTGAATGCCGGGCGTGTCCACGAACACGAGTTGATACTTGTCGCTGGTGAGTATCCCCAACTGACGCTTGCGTGTGGTCTGCGGCTTCGGCGAGACCGCCGCGATCTTCTGCCCCAGCAACGCATTCACCAAAGTAGACTTGCCCACGTTCGGACGACCGATGATCGCAATAAAACCTGTTCTGAAATCGTTCATTTGATTCGCTCGTAGATGCGGATGCTGGGATTCGCTATCGCAACTTGCACCTGCGGCAAATACCACGGCAGGGAATAGCTGAACTCCGCGATGAGATGATAATGCTCGCTCCCACCTGTGGCAAGTTGTTTGAAAAAGTCACATTCATTCGGAAGTTGGTCGCACACATAGGAATCGTTGAAGCGGCTGGCGGTGAAACTGTCCACGATCAGGTAATCCGTTCCGCGCTCAAGCAGTCCCTCTTCGGCTTTGTTGAACTCGTACGGTTTGTCGATGGGAGGCGTGTCCGTTGCGCCCATTTGAATATGAAGCGGGTAGTTATGCTCGCGCTCGAAGAATCCATCGGCATAGTTCGGCGGATAATTCGTATGTTCGAGCGATGTGCCGGGTTGCAGGGTTTTCATAAAATCCGTTGCAGGGATGCGCGCGTCGTTCATGAATAACATCGCGATGCTGACCATCCGCGCGAACGAATAGAACACGACCGCGCCAACGATAACAATGACTGCTGTTGCATAGATCGGTTTTCCAAATTGCTTCACGCGAGTATAAATTTCTGAAACAAAATATGCCGCAAGGATGGCGAGCATGGGCATGAACGTCAATAAATAGCGCGGCTGGTAGTTGTAGGAGATCATCACAGGCAGGTCGAGGAAGAAAATTCCAAGTAACAATATTCCGAAGAAGCCCGCTTGCGATGTGCGGTTTAATTCCTTGCTTCGATATTCGCGTATCACGCGATAGACCGCCCAAATCACGGCGGCGATGAAGAGATAATACAACGCTGTTCCAAGAGTCCCTTGCGCCATCGGGAATTGACCGGTGAGTCCGCGCGCGCTTCCTTCGTGTTGCCCCCACGTTGCCTGCCATTCGAGCGCGGCAAAGACTCGTTTGAAGAAGTACGCCATCCACGTCAACGCTTTGGGTGTGCCGAAGGCAAACCCTAAAAAGGCGAGCGCGCCGCTGATGAACAGCGTCTCGCCGATGGTGAACCAGTCTTTTTTCAGGTTTTTGAATTGCAGAATGAAGTACACCAGAATCAAAGCAGGGATGAATCCGATTCCTGTGTATTTGCTCGATGCCGCCATGCCGACAGCGACGAACGATGCGTACAACCAGCCACGCCGGTCTGTTATCACGTATGTGACCATACCCAGCGTTGATAAGGTGATAAAGAAGACGGTATACGTATCGTTGTGCGCGAAACGCCCATTGAACGAGAGTTCGCTGACGCACAGGAGGAAGAGCCCGCTCAAGCCTGCGAGGGGAATGCTCCCTCCCGCGCGGCGGACGATCATGTACGTCAGGGGAATCGTCGCGCCTGCGAGAACAGCCGAAAGGACGCGCGAAGCGATCAGGATTTCCCCATCCGAATATCCAAGCGCGAGGATGATTCTCCCCAGGAAATACATCGCATACTGTGGCAGGTCGGGGTAGTTGAAGTTGATCTCGCTGAACTTCCACTCGCCGTATAACGCCTTGATCGAGCGGACAACGATCTCATCGGGGTGCCACGGTCCCCATGCAATACCGGGCAAGGTGAACGCAAGGAAAACCAGAAACAACGCGATCGGCAGGAGGGATTCGTATCTTTCCAGAAACGTTTTTTCGGGTTTGGGATTCATTTCGCGGGTTGCGCCTGTCTTGAGGGTTGCCAATTGACCACGGCGAGGCTGAGAATGATCAGCGCCGTGCCAGCCAGCAATTGCCATGAGAGATGTTCGTTCAAGAATATCACACCGAGGATCACACCGCCAACGGGAAAAAGATACGTGACCAGCGTGGCGCGGGTGGGACCCACTTCATGAATTAAATACCAAAGCATCAGGACTGCCAAGCCCGAACCCAGGATGCCCAGCCACAGGATCGAAATCCACGTGAGCGGCAACGATGGGAACTCGAACGGTTTTTCGACAAGCGGACCAACGATCCACATGAAAATGGCGGAGGTGATCAAAGGCATGGCGCCGCGCACGGTGCCTTGAACGTGTTGCGTGAGTTTGCGCGCGAAGACCGCGCTCCCCGCGTAAAAGATGGAGGCGGCGATCACGGCGGCTTGCCCAAGGATCGAACTGCGCGCGCTGGTGAGGAGGTCTTCGCTGAGGAGAACGACCGTCCCTGCAAAGCCGATCAACAAGCCAAGAACTTTTTGCGCGCTCATCTTATCATCGTGCAGAATGAAATGGGCAATGAAGATGGTGAACAACGGAGTGGTGGCGTTGAGGATCGATGCGACAGCCGAATCAATCGTCTGCTCGCCCCACGAGATGAAGAAGATGGGGACGGCAAGGCTGGCAGGTCCAAGCGCGGCAAAGATGAGCCACGTTTTCAGATCGCGGGGCCATTCCACTTTTTGGTAGACGCCAATGGCGACAGCCGTAATGGCGCCGAACAACATGCGGAAGGACGTCAACGCCATGGGACCGATTTCCTGCACGCCGATCTTGATCCATAAAAAGGATGAACTCCAGATCGCGCCGAGGAGGATGAATACGAGCCAGTGTTTTGGTTTCAAGCGAACTCCTTGATGATGCGGGAACGACAAAATTACGATGGAGCAGTTTTGCAAAGTATTACGCGCGGCACATGGTATGGAACGCATACAATTGTACCGACCCGAATCTTGCTATTACGATTCTACCGTTATTAACAGGACAGCCCAAAAACTTTAGCCGCGGATTTCACAAATTCACACGGATTGTTAGATTACCTTACACTGTTAGGACTTACGCAGTTGAACCTGTTGCGCCGTGGTTGCGCGGCGGCGGCGGCACGATTTGCTTGGCAAATCGAACTGCCCGCCAACTGCGTAAGTTCTGACTTTCAAACTCGGGACGCCGGGTCACGCGGAAAACGCAGATTTTCTTTCTTTTGAATCGGCAAAATCGGCGTTCTTCCGCGTCCACCAAGCATTGCGCAAGGTAATCAGACGGCGCGATTGCCCTATAAATCTCGCATGGCAATAGAAAAAAGGTGATGGTAAGATAGACCATCAAACCTACGGGAGCCTGAATGGAATCCATCGGCAAGAACGTCTATATTGAAGAGAAATACCTCGGCGTCACGCTGGGAGTCATCAGCCAGCCGCGCGGGCTGGTATTGATCGACGCGCCACCCTCGCCCGAAGACAGCCGCATGTGGCGCGCCTCGCTCATGGGCATGGGCAACGGACCCGAACGCATGCTCGTCAACCTCGATTCGCACCCCGACCGCACCCTCGGCGCGCGCGCCATGGACTGCACGGTCATCGCCCACGAAAAAACCGCCTTCGCCTTCCGCAACCGCCCCAACACCTTCAAAGCCCAAGGCGAGGAGACGGGCGCAAACTGGGAGTCGATTCCGGGGTTGGGAAGCGTGCGCTGGGCGCCCCCCGAAATTTCCTTTGTCGACCAACTCTCCCTGCACTGGGGCGAAACCCCGATCCACCTGGAGAGCCACGCGGGTCCCACACGCGGGGCGATCTGGGCGGTCCTGCCCTCCGAGCGCATCGTCTTCGTCGGCGACTCGGTGATGAAGAGCCAACCTCCGTTCCTCGCCCATGCCGACCTGCCCGCATGGATCGAATCCCTCAACCTCCTCCTCAGCCCCGCCTACAAAGGCTACGCTGTGGTAAGCGGGCGCGGCGGCATGGTCACATTGCAAAACATCAAAGCGCAGGCAGAAATGCTCAAACGCGTCTACGACAAATTCGACAAACTCGGCAAGAAGCGCGCCCCCATCGCCTCCGCCGATAAACTCGTCGAACAATTCATCAAAGAGTCCAAACCGCCCATCACGCGGAATAAACAATTCGCCCAACGCCTGCGTTACGGGCTGCACCAATACTACATCCGCAACTATCACGCCTCCTCGCGTCATACGATGGATGAATGATGAACGCGCCGCAACCTCTCCTCGAAGTCACGCGCGGCAAGGTTGTCGAAGCCATTCATTTTGGCTCCATCGCGGTTGTTGATTCTCGCGGCAAATTGATCGCATCCTACGGCGACCCTCACAAGGTCGCTTTTTTGCGTTCCAGCGCCAAGCCATTCCAGGCGCTTCCCTTCGTAGAGCATGGCGGCATCGAGCGCTTCGGGTATACCGAGGCTGAGCTTGCCATCTCGTGCGCGTCGCACATCGGCAGCGCCATGCACGCGCAGACCGTCGCCGCGATGCAACAAAAGATCGGCATCCGCGAATCCCAACTACAATGCGGAGCGCACCTACCCGAAGATGCTCCCATGTTCAAGGAATTCATTCTCAGCGGACGCGCCCCCACAGCCAACTTCAACAACTGCTCGGGAAAACACACCACCATGCTGGCATACGCAACCCTGCGGGGCTATGCGCTGGATGATTACCTCGACATCGACCATCCCCTTCAACAGGACATCCTCGCTTCTTTCTCCGATTTATGCCTGATCCCCACCCCCGACATTTCCCTCGGCGTGGATGGATGCTCCGCGCCGAATTTTGCGGTTCCGCTGTTCAATGCCGCGCTCGGCATGGCGCGTTTGTGCGACCCGCGCGCGCTGGCTGAGCCTCGCGCCGCCGCGTGTAAAAAGATCACTACGGCGATGACGGCTCATCCCGAAATGATCAGCGGCTACGGCGAATTCGACCAGCAACTGATGCTGGCGGGAGAGGGAAAGATCGTGTGCAAGCGCGGCGCGGAAGGATTCCAAATTGTCGGCATAATGCCCGGCGCGCTGGGGAGCGATTCCCCGGGCATGGGCATCGCGTTGAAAGTGGCGGATGGCGATGCCTCGCGTATGGGAGGAAATCTTGAATGGCGCAGTCGCGCGCGCCCGGCGGTGATGCTGGAAGCCCTGCGTCAACTGGGTGTCCTCTCCACGAAACAGGAGCAGGCTTTGGCGGCGTTTGGACCCGCGCTCGAGGTCGCGAATCACCGGGGAATCGTCACAGGTCAATCGCGACCGGTGTTTGAATTTTAGACTCGCGTTACTCCATCAACGCTTCGATGATCCGATTGTTATCCGCGATGCGTTCGGCAAGCAGGCGGGCGATCCACTCGTGGAATTGCGCCGCCACCTCCGAGTCTTTCACCTGCATGGTCTTGAGCGATTGAGCGGAGAGACGATAGACAACGCTGGGGCGCGCCGCGATCACCGAGGCGGTGCGTTCTTGTTGAAGATACATGCCCACCTCGCCCACCATTGCGCCGCCGCGAATACTTCGCAGGCGCAGATGTTTATTGTTGGGGAGTTCCAGTTCGATCGTCACCAATCCCGATTCGACAAAGTACATTTCATCGGCGGGGTCGCCCTGTTTGATCAATACCTCACCCTCGCGTAGTTCGCGCCGTTCGAGGTATTGCAACAGGCGGTCTGAGCCCTGGAGGTCGGGGAATACGCGCTTGAGCTGGCTCTCCACTTTTTCGATGAACCCGGTCAGGTCGTTCATGCCCTGCCGCGTAAGGATCTTATTTTCGCACCATTCCACGCCTTCATCGAGGCTGGGCTTGATAACGAAGCTATTGTCGGTGTCGTCTTTCAAGCCGCCCAGTTCGAGGTTCTTCACGATCTCCGGCTTGACTTCCGTCCACACCATGAGGATGTTGTTCGCCTGGATCACCTGTTTCAGGCGGGTAATGCCAAACACAGCGGACGAATCCACATGAGTGACGCGATGAAAGTCGAGCACGATGAAGCCGAGTTTGCATAGGTCTTTCTTGTCGATGCGATGGCGGATCTTCTCCAACACATTTTGGATCGTGCCGAAGAAGAGGAACCCCTGCAGGTTAAGGATGTAAATTTCGTCGCCTTGATCGTGCAGGATATCGCGGTGCAGTTTGGGACGGTCGA from Candidatus Defluviilinea gracilis carries:
- a CDS encoding HEPN domain-containing protein; this translates as MKEHSSKLLAKALDTIEGAEGLLNMGKEEIAAGRAYYAMFYVAEALLFEIGLQFSQHGQVIAAYGKHFAKTKELDPKFHRWLRGGFDTRISGDYDVDAEISRELAAELINQAREFLEAAQQYLK
- a CDS encoding DMT family transporter encodes the protein MKPKHWLVFILLGAIWSSSFLWIKIGVQEIGPMALTSFRMLFGAITAVAIGVYQKVEWPRDLKTWLIFAALGPASLAVPIFFISWGEQTIDSAVASILNATTPLFTIFIAHFILHDDKMSAQKVLGLLIGFAGTVVLLSEDLLTSARSSILGQAAVIAASIFYAGSAVFARKLTQHVQGTVRGAMPLITSAIFMWIVGPLVEKPFEFPSLPLTWISILWLGILGSGLAVLMLWYLIHEVGPTRATLVTYLFPVGGVILGVIFLNEHLSWQLLAGTALIILSLAVVNWQPSRQAQPAK
- a CDS encoding asparaginase, coding for MNAPQPLLEVTRGKVVEAIHFGSIAVVDSRGKLIASYGDPHKVAFLRSSAKPFQALPFVEHGGIERFGYTEAELAISCASHIGSAMHAQTVAAMQQKIGIRESQLQCGAHLPEDAPMFKEFILSGRAPTANFNNCSGKHTTMLAYATLRGYALDDYLDIDHPLQQDILASFSDLCLIPTPDISLGVDGCSAPNFAVPLFNAALGMARLCDPRALAEPRAAACKKITTAMTAHPEMISGYGEFDQQLMLAGEGKIVCKRGAEGFQIVGIMPGALGSDSPGMGIALKVADGDASRMGGNLEWRSRARPAVMLEALRQLGVLSTKQEQALAAFGPALEVANHRGIVTGQSRPVFEF
- a CDS encoding NUDIX hydrolase gives rise to the protein MENNVPLRKKEIANSQKNLDWQSGEVNTSVILENSKLNVKLLRYMITSSNGEFLYDTYSIKESKNNTVVLVRNQKNEIGLVWEWRPIPEKWFWACPRGFADSNDDDNLATAKREMIEEIGNCEVVDSKKIGNLYSNTAFFENPIGLVLLDVEEVETQTNQEEGIADFKFYSKKELLKMIREDKVEDTFTLSAIMRYFALEGL
- a CDS encoding phospholipid carrier-dependent glycosyltransferase, translating into MNPKPEKTFLERYESLLPIALFLVFLAFTLPGIAWGPWHPDEIVVRSIKALYGEWKFSEINFNYPDLPQYAMYFLGRIILALGYSDGEILIASRVLSAVLAGATIPLTYMIVRRAGGSIPLAGLSGLFLLCVSELSFNGRFAHNDTYTVFFITLSTLGMVTYVITDRRGWLYASFVAVGMAASSKYTGIGFIPALILVYFILQFKNLKKDWFTIGETLFISGALAFLGFAFGTPKALTWMAYFFKRVFAALEWQATWGQHEGSARGLTGQFPMAQGTLGTALYYLFIAAVIWAVYRVIREYRSKELNRTSQAGFFGILLLGIFFLDLPVMISYNYQPRYLLTFMPMLAILAAYFVSEIYTRVKQFGKPIYATAVIVIVGAVVFYSFARMVSIAMLFMNDARIPATDFMKTLQPGTSLEHTNYPPNYADGFFEREHNYPLHIQMGATDTPPIDKPYEFNKAEEGLLERGTDYLIVDSFTASRFNDSYVCDQLPNECDFFKQLATGGSEHYHLIAEFSYSLPWYLPQVQVAIANPSIRIYERIK
- the era gene encoding GTPase Era encodes the protein MNDFRTGFIAIIGRPNVGKSTLVNALLGQKIAAVSPKPQTTRKRQLGILTSDKYQLVFVDTPGIHKARHKLGEFLNREAEDAFEGMDVILWLVDGSARPNEEDAQIGLVLNKLPRRTSLVLAANKMDSVSAEALSRTLEAYQALARRDAKVVSISATQNQNLNELIELLVSLSPFRAPEFEEDQVTDSYERDIAADLIREACLHKLREEVPHGVGVRIDEFKERENGMLYIGATIFVERDSQKGIVIGEGGKMLKSIGSAARKEIETMGGRPVFLELRVKVLKDWRDDENALQRLGYRMGKKKKRK
- a CDS encoding nucleotidyltransferase domain-containing protein, whose product is MSELKEGLTRIYGDTLKAVYLYGSYARGDYRDGSDVDVMILLSDYQDYWKEWGRSSDYVSDVSLEYDVTISCILIKEIQWKQSEKPVLYNIRREGLPA